gccttcctccaggtcattgataaagatgttgaaaagggaagggatggatcctgagggcagggatggacccagagggaagggatggatccagagggcagtGGTGCATTCAGGGGAAGAGATGcccccagaggagaaggacggggcagctggggcaggagaagctctCCAAGCTGTGGGCCAATGGCAGGGAGCCCCGAGGGCGCCTCAGCTGTTCCCAGGCAGAGCCCCGGCCCAGAGCACCCTGAGGAGCAGACAGACGGCCGGCCGCGCGCCCGCGCCTCTGCCTGGAGACGAGTGATGCTGCCCAGCTGCGCTGCGCACTGGGCCGCGCTGGGACTGCCAGTGGCGCCACCGGGCAGCACTGGGGCAGAGTGCGGCTGGCTCGGGGGTGCCGGCACCTCTGCCTTCTGTGCCGGGAGCACCATGGGGGCTGCTggcgtgctgggagctggggccgtgctggtggcactggtggcGCTGGGAGCCCACGGGGCTGCCGGCGAGGAGAGCAGAGGTGAGCTCAGCCCCACGGCGTGGGgaggtgctgggtgctgccGGGGGGCCGGAGCCCAACCCCGGCTTGGGGGGCCACGAGGGCGAgccagggggagagggggtggcATGGGGAAAGGGGGTCCCCGGGCATGAGCCTGGGGAAGGGATagagctggagggaagggatggagctagggggaagggatggatccagagggaagggatggagctggagggaagggatggacctggagggaagggatggagctagagggaatggatggagatgggggtaGGGATGGAGACAGGTGGTAGGGATGGAggtagagggaagggaaggagctagagggaagggctggatccagagggaagggatggagccagggggaagTGACAGATCTAGAGGGAAGGAATGGAGTTAGGGGGAAGGGACGGAACTAGGAGGCAGGGATGGACTAAgcgggaagggatggagctagagggaagggatgaacctggagggaagggatgggtcCATAGGGAAGGGATTgagctagagggaagggatggacctggAGGGAAGAGATAGAACTAGGGGGAAAGGATGGATCCAGGGGGAAAGGatggagccagagggaagggatggatccagaggggagggatggacctagagggcagggatggatccagggggaagggatggatccagagggccGTGGTGCATCCAGTGGAAGAGATGcccccagaggagaaggacggggcagctggggcaggagaagctctCCAAGCTGTGGGCCAATGGCAGGGAGCCCTGAGGGCGCCTCAGCTGTTCCCAGGCAGAGCCctggggggaagggatggagttaGGGGGAAGTGATGGGCCTAGGGGGAAGGGGTGGAGCTAGAAggaagggctggatccagagggaagggatggagctaggggaagggatggagcttgggggaagggatggaattagggggaagggatgaagctggggggaagggatggacctggAAGGAATGTATGGGGCTAGGGGGAAGGGGTggagctagagggaagggatggatccagagggaaggtaTGCACCTAGATTTTGGgagtggatccagagggaagggatggatttgAAAGGGGGTCCCCGGGCCTCCTCCCACCTGCCCCATCGCTGGGCCCTggagggggaaggggcagcGGCTCCTCACCCCAGCTCTGCGCCAACAGGCTTCTTCCAGGACCAGTTTAAAGCCGACTGCTACTTCACCAACGGCACCGAGCGGGTGAGGTTTGTGTACAGACGCATCTACAACCGGGAGCAGTTCGTGCACTTCGACAGCGATGTGGGGGTCTTCGTGGCCGACACCCCCCTGGGCGAGCCTGATGCCAAATACTGGAACAGCCAGGAGGACTTCCTGGAACGTGTACGGGCTGCAGTGGACACGTTCTGCCGACACAACTACAAGGTGGCTTCCTCTTTCACCGTGGATCGTCGAGGTGAGCGCGTGGCAGCCCCTCTCCGGGGGTCGGGCACGAGCCAAGCCCCTGGGCGCAGGAGGGCAGCGCGTGTCCGTGCCGCGCTCGCGCAGAGCCCCCGCGCCCTTCCCcgaggcccccagccccaccacggCCGCGGCTGGACGGGACCCCCAGGGCTCCTCCAGTCCAGATCCCGGCCCTGCCCACAGCCCAgtctccagcccaaacctcccctggcccagCCGCAGGGggttcctctcatcccatcgcttgTTCCTGGCGAGAAGAGACCCACCCGCTGGACGAGGACGGGGCTGGGTGGTGGCCACAGGGTTTCGGCTTGGACGGCAGCACAACTTTCTTCCCCAGAAGGGCTCTCAGGCCCTGGAacggctgcgcagggaggtggtggagtccccatccctggaggggttcccaagccgggcagatgaagtgctcggAGATCTGGGTTAGCAGTGGCCGCATCCAGTTGGCCTTGAGGGTCTCCAAGGTCCGTCCCAACCTAGCAATTCAATATTTTCTGGTCTCTCGTACCTGGAGAGCTCGTACTGGTTGGGTTTGAAGGTCTCCAAAGTCTTTCCCAACCTCGTGATTCAATGCTTTCTGGTTCCTCTTTGCTGTaaagcttctccaggctgagcttgAGGGTTTCCAAGGTCTTTCCCCACATTGTGATTCAATGGTTTCTCGCTCCTGGAGAGCTCCAGGTGGCCTTGAGGATCTCCAAGCTCTTTCCCAACGTCGCGATTCAATGCTTTCTGATTCCTCGTACATGGAGAGCTCCAACTGGGCTTCAGGGTCTCCAAGGTCTTTCCCAAATTAATGATTCAATGCTTTCCAGTCCCTCTAACCTGGAGAGCTCTGGTTGGCCTTGAGGGTCtccaaggtctttcccaacctagcaATTCATTGTTTTCTGGTTCCTCACACCTGGACAGTCATTCCAGTTGGGCTCGAGGGTCTCCAAGGTCCTTCCCAGCCTCGCCATTCCATGCTTTCTCGCCCCTGGAGAGCTCCGGCTGGGCTTGAGAGTGTCGGAGCCCTCTCCCAGCAGCGcctctgtgctctctgcctCCCGGCCTGCCCCGCGAGCCCCCGGCCCCCtgtctggggagcagagggcgAGCCCTGGTCCAGGCTGGGTGGCCCCTGGGCTCTGGCAGCCCCGGGGCAGCTCTCTGGCGCTCtcccccagtgcagccccaggtgGAAATCCACCCCGTGCAGTCGGGCTCCCTGCCCCAGACCGACAGGCTGGTTTGTGCCGTGATGGATTTCTACCCCGCCGAGATCGAGGTGAAGTGGTTCAAGAACGGGCACGAGGAGGTGGAGGGCGTGGTGTCCACGGACGTGATGCAGAACGGAGACTGGACCTACCAGGTGCTGGTGATGCTGGAAACCATCCCACAGCATGGGGAGACCTACACGTGCCAGGTGGAGCACGCCAGCCTGCAGCGCCCCGTCACCCAGGCGTGGGGTAAgagcctgggctgggggcagggggagtggGACGGGGCCCCCCGAGCCCTGAGCCCCTGCTCTCGGCCCCGCAGAGCTGCAGGCGGACGGCGCCAGGAGCAAGATGCTGACAGGGGTGGGGGGCTTCGTGCTGGGCTTCGTCTTCCTGGCACTGGGGCTCGTCCTTTACGGCCGCAACAAGGTCAGCGGGGGAATGGTGGGGGGCACCGGGGGTTTGGAGGGTCATTGGGGTCTGGGAGGTCATTGGGGTTTCGGGGGTCATTGAGAtttggagggagctggggtctgAGGGGATCATTGTGGTCCAGGGGGCCATTGGGCTTTGGGGTGTCATTGGGGTCTAGGGAGTCATCGGGGTTTCAGGGGACGTGGGTCTTTGGGGGATCATTAGAGTCTGGGGAGAGCTGAGATTTTTGGGGTTACTTTGGGGCCTGGGAGTCCTGGGATGTAGGGGGGTCATTGTGGTCAGGGgggctggggtttgggggtcatagggtttgggggtctggggtctggtggggatgtggggattTGAGCTCTGGGTGTGTCACTGGGATCCAGGGGACTTGGTGCTTTGGGGGATCATTGGGCTCTGGGTGGTCATTGGGATCAAGGGGCGTCATGGGACCTGGGAGAActagggatttggggggatcaGCAGGGTCTAGGGAGGtcattggggtctggggggaccTGGGGCCATGGAGCACCTTGGGTTTTGGGGACCTGAGGACTGGGGAACCTTGGGACCTACAGGGACTCGGCGTTTGCAGAGTCCATGGGGTTtggtgggatttggggtttggggatCCTTCAGGTTTGGGGGCAATTGGGTTTTGGTGTGTCCCTGGGtcttgggggtctctggggtccctggggtttggggtccctgcccccctcatctcctccctttcccccccagaGCTCCTGAAGGAACCCCAGCTCCTGCGCAGCCGCTCCAGCGCCATccgtgccccccagccccctgacCCCCGCCTGCCCCACTGCGggatccccccagcccccccgctGCTGCCTCGATGCTTGATAAACACTGAGAGCTGCACTGGGGGCTTCACTGCAACCtcgctggggacactgggaggcactgggagggagatgtggagactgggaggcactgggagctgaggtggggagactgggaggcactgggatccaGCTGTGGGTGCAGCTCACGTCTCCCCATCCCCTCGCCCAACTGGAGGACGGTCCCTCTcgtcccatcccttgttccttgggaggagagaccagcacccacctcgctccaacctcctccccgccagctgcagagagtgacgaggtctcccctcagctcctcttctccacaccaaagccccctcagacccctcacACCCTTCCCGGCCTCTCCACACCCCTCCCAGCTCTGGTCCTTCTCCGcacgctctccagcccctccaggtccctcttggaACCAGGGAACgttggaatgggttgggttggaaaagtccttccAGATCCAATCCAACTCTTGAGCCGACGTCACTCCCAAACCACGTCCCTTCCCAGggtctccatccccttctccggacgctctccagcccctccaggtccctcttggagtgaggagcccaaaactgaccccagggtTCCAGGTGCGGCCTCCCCAGGGGACGATcccatccctgtgcctgctggacACCCCATGGTGAccccagccaggatgctggtggccacctgggcctcCGGGGCCACTGCTGGATCCTGTTGGGCCGCTGTCGACCAGCGCCCCAGGGCCTTTTCCTACCAGAAGGGATGGGAATGAaggaggggaggccctggcccaggaagCCAGAGAAACccgggctgccccatccctggaggggttcaggctggaggagctttggagtccctgatccagtgggagttgtccctgcccatggccggggagGATcgggatgggcttggaggtcccttccaacccaaaccatcccatgatctCCATCACCATCAGCATTAGCACCACCACGAGTCaaactagatgagctttgaggtctctcacaatccaaaccattccacaattccatGATCTCCATCACCATCAGCATTAGCACCACCAGGAttggacctggatgggctttgagatcccttccagcccaacccaTCCCATGCTGGGAGTTGTGGGAAGCCAGCATCCCTCACCCAGCCTGGGCACCGCGGGGCCGTCATCTCCATCAGCCGTGGGCAGCGAGACCAGAGCTGGGACTGAAGAGATTTCCCATCTATAAATTTTCCaacattcttttccttcccaaggaCTGATTTTCCTGTTATTAtcgtagagtcatagagtcacagaatcctagaatggtttgggttgggggagaccttaaagctcatccagtcgcAGCCCTctggccctgggcagggacacctcccactggatcaggggctccaatcccccatccaacctggcctggaacccctccagggatggggctgatGCAACCTTCCGggccaacctgttccagttcctccccatcctcatggtgaagagatttctccttatgtccagtcgaactctgcccctctccagtttatccccattgtcccttgtcctgtcaccccaagcctttgggaacagcccctccccagctctcttggagccccttcaggcactggaagctgctctaaggtctcctcggagccttctcttctgaaggctgaacaaccccaactctctcagcctctcctcgtatgctccagccctcggttCATCCTTgttgcctcctctggacccgttcctgCTGCTCTATCTCCTTCTCATCTTGAGGGTTCCAGAAGTGGagacaacactccagatgaggtctcacccgAGTGGAGccgaggggacaatcccctccctcgccctgctggccgcgcggcttctgatgcagcccaggacgcgCTTGgattctgggctgcgagcacacgttgctggctcagGTTGAagttctcctcccccagcaccccaagtcctcctcctcatgctgttctccatcccatcatcccccatcgtgtactgaagtcggggattgccccgacccaggtgtaggaccctGCACTTGGCACTGTTGAAGCTCATggggttctcccagccccacttctccagcctgtcgaGGTCCCTCGGGATGATCCCGTCCTTCAGGTGTGGCAACTGCCCCACCCAGCTCGCTGTGACCTCCAAACTTGCTGAGAGGGCCCTCGATCTCGCTGTCTGCGTCACTGCTGAAGATATTCAACAGCACCgatcccagtacggacccctgagggacaccactggTCACCATCCTCCATCTGGACTtgaagccattgaccactacgcTTCGAACACAACCATCCAACCACTTTCTTCTCCCCtgaaccatccacccatcaaatccatctccctccagttcagagagaaggatgctgggggggaccatgtcagaggctttacagaagcccAGGTAGATCCCATCCATCGGTTCAGCCGTGTCCACTGCTGAGGTTACCCACTAAGCTGGTCATACAGGACCTTCACTTCCCTcaccaagttcagctccagctgtgccgtGGCCTTCCTGGctccatccctacacaaccgggcagcgTCCTGAGGAACATCCCAGGTTCCCCGTCCCTGCTTGTCCTGCCCGTGCGgctccctcttcttcttgagtTTAACCAGCGGGTCTCGACTCAGACACgccggtctcttcccttccctgcttgaTTTCCTACAGatggggactgagcgctcttgtgtTGCACGGAAACCatcttccagctctgttctgctcccttgtcttgGAGGACGTCatcccaggggatcctactgagtaattccttgaCCAGCTGggagtctgctttcctgaaatggtGTCCTGACTctgctcctcacctgtcccacaTCCTAGCCGCTCAGGTGAAAGATGCTAGCATCTCAGGAGAAAGtaatccccatgttccggaaaaaaagccggcagggaagaaaaccagcttggttgaacagagagatcttgagtgatatcaagaagaagagaaatgtttatgggctctggaagaggggacaggcctctggactacaggagggaggtgagattgtgtagggaaaaaatcagaagggctaaggctcagctagaaatcagattggcaaagtctgtgaaagataacaaaaaatctttctataaatatataaataataaaaagaggactagggagaccatacagtccctattggacacagaaggaacaacagtgacaggggatgaggaaaaggctgaggtacttaatgtcttctttgcctcagtctttaattgtaaagagagtcgttccgtctgtgtacaaacccaggagctagaggagccaaatgaggctcccgtgatccaagaggaggtggtcagagccttgctagcccgactagacacccacaagtctatggggccggacgggattcacccaagggcattgaaggagctggcgggtgtgctggccaaacccctttccatcatcttccagcagtcctggaagactggggaagtcccactggactggaggctgatgttgtgcccatctacaagaagggtcacagggaggatccagggaactccaggcctgtcagtctgacctcagtgccagggaaagtcatggagcacgtgatcttgagtgcgatcatgaagctcatgcaagagaaccgggcgatcaggcccagtccacacagggtcacaaaaggcaggtcttgccagactaacctgatcgccttctatgacaaagtgactcggctgctggatgagggaaaggctgtggatggatcttcctggacttcagtaaagcctttgtcacagtttctcccagcattctgcttcggaaactgtcacctctggcctggacaggcgcacactctcctgggtggaaaactggttggctggagggcccagagagtggtgggagatggagttaactccagctggaggccagtgacaagtggggttctccagggctcagtgctgggtccagccctgttcaatgtctttatcaatgacctggatgaaggcaccgagtgcacccttagcaagttttcagacaacactaagctgggtggaagatggatctgctggagggtcgggaggctccaaagggatctgaacaggctggatccatgggcagagtccaatggcatgaggtttaacaaggccaaatgccaggtcctgcacttggggcacaacaaccctgagcagctacagactaggagaagtctgtctagaaagctgcctggaggagagggacctgggggtgttggttgacagcgactgaacatgagccagcaggggcccaggtggccaagaaggctaatggcatcttggcttggatcagaaacggcgtgaccagcaggtccagggaggttcttctccctctggactcggcactggggagaccgctcctcgaatcctgtgttcagttctgggcccctcaccacaagaaggatgttgaggctctggagagagtccagagaagagcaacgaagctggtgacggggctggagaagaagaggagcagctgagagagctggaggtgtttagcctggagaagaggaggctgaggggagacctcattgctctctgcaactccctgagaggagattgtggagaggagggtgctgggctcttctcccaagggacaggggacaggacgagagggaatggcctcaagctccaccaggggaggtttaggctggacattaggaaaaaattcttcacagaaagggtcattgggcactggaacaggctgcccagggagggggttgagtccccttccctggaggggtttaagggactggtggacgaggtgctaagggacatggtttagtctttgataggaatggttggactcgatgatccggtgggtcacttccaacctggttattctatgattctatgattctatccctctggaccttgaactccaccagtgcctgatccctgcagcccaggctgccaccGATCCTAATGTCGCTGGTCAGTTCGCTCGTATTGGTGACCACCAGGTCCAGTTTTGCATCTCCtcgggtgggggtctctatcagctgcaCTAAGAAGTTaccctcaatgcactccaggagtctcctggattgccccCAGCTTGCCGGgatacttttccagcagatgtcggggtggttgaagtcccagagtaggatcacagaatcacagaatcactaggtagaaaggaccctctggatcatcgagtccaaccattcccatcaatcactaacccatgtccctcagcacctcatccacccgtcccttaaactcctccaggaaggtgactcaaccccctctctgggcagcctctgccagtgcctgaagaccttttccatgaaatgcTTTGCGCTAATGTTCAGCTTGAAGGggtggacccagagggaagggatggacccagagggaagggatagatgcagagggcagggatggatccagagggcaggcatggatccagagggatgggatggattgAAAGGGAAGTTATGGACCCAGAAGGAATTATAGGATCTAGAATGGAGAGATTGACCcagagggaagtggtggatgccAGCgttgcagcctgttcagatccctttggagactcAAAACCCACCAGGAGATTGacagctcctcccagcttagtgtcctctgcaaagTCGCTGAGGGTGCCCgggatgccttcatccaggtcattgataaagatgttgaaaagggaagggatggatccagagggaagggatggacccagagcgAAGGGAGGGACCTAGAGGGATGAGATGGAGCTAGGGcaaagggatggagccagggggaagagatggacccagagggaagggattgacccagagggaagggatggacctagagggaagggatggacctagAGGGAAATGATAAGAtgggaggaaagagatgggTCCCGATGCAAGTGTTAGACCCAGAGGGAAGGCTTGGATCCAGACAGGATGGACTGAACGAGACAGAATGATAgtatcgccaggttggaaaaggcctcttggatcatcgactccaaccattcctgtcggCCACtaaacctcagcacctcatccacccatcccttaaacacctccaggaaactcaaccccctccctgggcagcctgttccagtgcccaatgacccttgccat
This sequence is a window from Phaenicophaeus curvirostris isolate KB17595 unplaced genomic scaffold, BPBGC_Pcur_1.0 scaffold_44, whole genome shotgun sequence. Protein-coding genes within it:
- the LOC138733870 gene encoding class II histocompatibility antigen, B-L beta chain-like isoform X1, giving the protein MGAAGVLGAGAVLVALVALGAHGAAGEESRGFFQDQFKADCYFTNGTERVRFVYRRIYNREQFVHFDSDVGVFVADTPLGEPDAKYWNSQEDFLERVRAAVDTFCRHNYKVASSFTVDRRVQPQVEIHPVQSGSLPQTDRLVCAVMDFYPAEIEVKWFKNGHEEVEGVVSTDVMQNGDWTYQVLVMLETIPQHGETYTCQVEHASLQRPVTQAWELQADGARSKMLTGVGGFVLGFVFLALGLVLYGRNKSS
- the LOC138733870 gene encoding class II histocompatibility antigen, B-L beta chain-like isoform X2, producing the protein MLPSCAAHWAALGLPVAPLGSTGAECGWLGGAGTSAFCAGSTMGAAGVLGAGAVLVALVALGAHGAAGEESRGFFQDQFKADCYFTNGTERVRFVYRRIYNREQFVHFDSDVGVFVADTPLGEPDAKYWNSQEDFLERVRAAVDTFCRHNYKVASSFTVDRRVQPQVEIHPVQSGSLPQTDRLVCAVMDFYPAEIEVKWFKNGHEEVEGVVSTDVMQNGDWTYQVLVMLETIPQHGETYTCQVEHASLQRPVTQAWELQADGARSKMLTGVGGFVLGFVFLALGLVLYGRNKSS